In Pectobacterium aroidearum, the following are encoded in one genomic region:
- the sgrR gene encoding HTH-type transcriptional regulator SgrR: MSSPRLQQQFIRLWQHFQGQTTDTTLQELTGVLNCSRRHIRSLLNAMQQEGWLVWQAEAGRGKRSQLSFVYTGLALQQQRAEDLLEQDRIEQLVQLVGDKEAIRQMLLAHLGRSFRQGKHILRILYYRPLRNLQPGSALRRSEMHIARQIFSGLTKINEENGEVEPDLAHHWQRVSSLHWRFYLRPAIRFHHGRELTMDDITTSLSRLIPLPLFSHIESVTSPIPFVIDIRLNSPDNWLPWLLGSVHAMILPQEWQTLPDFAQHPIGTGPYAVVRNNSNQLKIRAFDDYFGYRALIDEVNIWVLPDEPEEMPVSIQLQSDNSRHEQLESRMEEGGYFLLFDKRSPLASRPEAQRWLRQIFNPISLLNHANTSNQRDWSPAYSLLPRWHHHHPDVPQSIPKGLTEVTLTFYQAHPEYRILSEIMRTLLAQHGVTLHIQTVSYEDWYQGNADSDIWFGSLNCYLPIEFSLFAMLYELPLAQHCLDDNLHADAQQWRNQTLPMAEWCEKLIASGQLHPLLHHWLQLQGQRSMRGVRMNMLGWFDFKSAWFAPPER; the protein is encoded by the coding sequence ATGTCTTCCCCTCGATTGCAACAACAGTTCATCCGCCTGTGGCAACACTTTCAGGGACAAACCACCGACACCACGCTGCAAGAGCTAACCGGGGTGCTGAACTGTTCCCGACGTCATATCCGCTCATTGTTGAACGCGATGCAGCAAGAAGGCTGGCTCGTCTGGCAGGCAGAAGCTGGCAGGGGGAAGCGCTCTCAACTGTCATTTGTTTATACCGGATTAGCACTACAGCAGCAGCGCGCTGAAGATCTGCTGGAACAGGACCGCATTGAGCAACTGGTGCAATTGGTTGGTGATAAAGAAGCGATACGCCAGATGTTACTTGCTCACCTCGGACGGAGCTTCCGGCAGGGAAAGCATATTCTGCGTATTCTCTATTACCGCCCATTACGCAATCTGCAGCCCGGATCGGCGCTGCGGCGTTCTGAAATGCACATCGCACGGCAAATTTTCAGCGGTCTTACCAAGATAAATGAGGAAAATGGGGAAGTTGAACCCGACCTGGCTCATCACTGGCAGAGGGTCTCCTCCCTACACTGGCGCTTCTATCTGCGCCCGGCTATCCGTTTTCATCACGGACGAGAGCTCACGATGGATGACATCACCACGTCACTCTCTCGTCTTATTCCGCTCCCGCTCTTTTCTCATATTGAAAGCGTCACCTCGCCAATACCCTTCGTGATTGATATCCGGTTAAACAGCCCGGATAACTGGCTACCGTGGTTATTAGGCAGCGTGCACGCCATGATTTTGCCGCAAGAGTGGCAAACGCTACCCGATTTTGCCCAGCACCCAATTGGCACTGGCCCTTATGCCGTGGTACGCAATAATAGTAATCAATTGAAAATTCGCGCCTTCGATGACTATTTTGGCTATCGGGCGCTGATTGATGAGGTCAATATCTGGGTTCTTCCCGACGAACCGGAGGAAATGCCAGTATCTATCCAACTCCAGTCTGACAATTCTCGTCACGAACAGTTAGAAAGCCGGATGGAAGAAGGCGGCTATTTCCTGCTGTTCGACAAGCGTTCGCCGTTAGCATCACGACCGGAAGCTCAGCGATGGCTCAGGCAGATATTTAACCCCATTTCGCTACTCAACCACGCCAATACCAGCAACCAGCGTGACTGGTCGCCCGCCTACAGCCTGCTGCCGCGCTGGCACCATCACCATCCCGATGTACCGCAATCCATTCCTAAAGGGCTGACAGAAGTCACGCTCACGTTCTATCAGGCACATCCTGAATACCGGATATTAAGTGAGATTATGCGCACGCTGCTGGCACAGCACGGCGTCACGTTGCATATTCAGACGGTCAGCTACGAAGACTGGTATCAGGGCAATGCCGACAGCGATATCTGGTTTGGTAGCCTGAATTGTTACCTGCCGATCGAATTTTCCCTGTTCGCGATGCTCTACGAACTCCCGCTGGCCCAGCACTGTCTGGATGACAATCTGCATGCAGATGCACAGCAGTGGCGTAACCAGACGCTGCCGATGGCGGAGTGGTGTGAAAAACTGATCGCCAGCGGTCAACTGCACCCTCTGCTGCACCATTGGCTGCAACTTCAGGGGCAACGTAGTATGCGCGGCGTCCGGATGAATATGCTGGGCTGGTTTGATTTCAAATCTGCCTGGTTCGCGCCGCCGGAACGCTGA
- a CDS encoding AlpA family transcriptional regulator, translating to MTTYHFSLTLTGVSADTAGLEDALFASGCDDALICFYGSAVYLEFDRESPRFSTAVISAIHDIESAGIQARVHSVDAVWVGISDIAALSTMSRQAIALLKDGKRGAGDFPSPVQRLGGTSPLWEWSDVADWLAKQKKIPQALADNARELATINLALQIRNARQQDELARYCALLSEGKPLREQIIT from the coding sequence ATGACAACGTATCACTTTTCTCTCACGCTAACGGGCGTTTCCGCAGATACGGCTGGGCTGGAAGATGCGCTTTTTGCCAGCGGCTGCGACGACGCTTTGATCTGCTTCTATGGCAGCGCCGTCTATCTCGAATTTGATCGAGAAAGCCCTCGTTTTTCTACCGCGGTCATCAGTGCTATTCATGATATCGAGTCAGCAGGCATCCAGGCCAGAGTCCACTCCGTTGATGCAGTCTGGGTTGGGATCAGTGATATCGCAGCCTTGTCTACGATGTCGCGTCAGGCGATTGCGCTTCTCAAAGATGGAAAACGTGGCGCAGGCGATTTCCCCTCTCCAGTCCAACGTTTAGGCGGTACATCACCGCTGTGGGAGTGGAGCGATGTCGCAGACTGGCTGGCCAAACAAAAAAAAATCCCACAAGCATTAGCCGACAACGCTCGGGAGCTTGCCACGATTAATCTGGCATTACAGATACGAAATGCCCGCCAGCAGGATGAATTGGCACGCTATTGTGCACTGCTCAGCGAAGGCAAGCCATTACGTGAACAAATCATTACGTGA
- the sgrT gene encoding glucose uptake inhibitor SgrT, with amino-acid sequence MAISRLYRFYQTYLSTCKAKWLRWMSTQQRVALLQQATQWHLNEMSDEEYRHWL; translated from the coding sequence ATGGCGATTTCCCGTTTGTACCGGTTCTATCAAACCTACTTATCGACCTGTAAGGCAAAGTGGTTGCGATGGATGTCTACCCAACAGCGCGTTGCATTATTGCAGCAGGCAACGCAGTGGCACCTGAACGAAATGTCTGATGAAGAGTACCGTCATTGGCTCTAG
- a CDS encoding aromatic alcohol reductase: protein MNDSGSALKDILVLGAGQLGMAVLRALAPRARALPLSVTALVSPGTINDPSEQNRATLAELRALGVDVMGFDLASDEHTLTGLFGNYKTIVNCSGFVAGPGTQMKITRAVLAANVARYFPWQFGVDYDVVGRNSGHPVFDEQYDVRQLLRGQQRTEWVIVSTGMFTSFLFEPAFDVVDLERGTLHGLGSWDTKVTVTIPEDIGWLTTEILLAEPRLVNEVVYVAGDTISYGQLADVVEHVTGRVFEKTVWTLDKLRADLKTAPDDVMTRYRAAFALGEGMWWDKSGTFNQRNGYETVDVEHFLRMQLQK, encoded by the coding sequence ATGAATGATAGCGGATCCGCGTTGAAAGATATTCTTGTGCTTGGTGCAGGGCAGCTCGGTATGGCGGTATTGCGTGCTCTCGCGCCGCGTGCACGTGCCCTGCCATTGTCGGTCACGGCACTGGTTTCACCGGGCACCATTAACGATCCGTCGGAGCAGAATAGGGCAACACTGGCCGAACTCCGTGCTCTGGGGGTTGACGTGATGGGGTTCGATCTGGCCTCGGATGAACATACCCTGACGGGGCTTTTCGGGAATTATAAGACGATAGTGAACTGCTCGGGATTCGTTGCGGGGCCTGGCACTCAGATGAAAATAACCAGAGCGGTGTTGGCTGCCAACGTAGCGCGCTATTTCCCCTGGCAGTTTGGCGTTGACTATGACGTCGTTGGTCGAAACAGCGGGCATCCGGTTTTTGATGAGCAGTACGACGTGAGGCAGTTGCTGCGTGGCCAGCAACGTACCGAATGGGTGATTGTCTCGACGGGCATGTTCACGAGTTTCCTGTTTGAACCCGCCTTTGATGTGGTGGATCTGGAACGCGGAACCCTTCACGGTCTGGGAAGTTGGGATACCAAAGTGACCGTGACAATCCCCGAAGACATTGGCTGGCTCACGACGGAAATCTTGCTGGCTGAACCACGCCTGGTTAATGAGGTGGTTTATGTGGCTGGCGACACGATTTCATACGGGCAGCTTGCTGATGTTGTTGAACATGTCACGGGAAGGGTGTTTGAGAAGACCGTATGGACGCTGGACAAATTGCGCGCAGACCTGAAGACTGCTCCAGATGACGTCATGACGCGCTACCGTGCAGCGTTCGCTTTGGGTGAGGGGATGTGGTGGGACAAATCCGGTACGTTCAATCAACGTAATGGCTACGAGACGGTCGACGTCGAGCATTTCTTACGGATGCAACTGCAAAAATAG